From a single Phalacrocorax aristotelis chromosome 1, bGulAri2.1, whole genome shotgun sequence genomic region:
- the LOC142052033 gene encoding LOW QUALITY PROTEIN: olfactory receptor 52B2-like (The sequence of the model RefSeq protein was modified relative to this genomic sequence to represent the inferred CDS: substituted 1 base at 1 genomic stop codon) — MAALNQASLQPASFLLLGLAGLEDPHTWISIPFCLLYIMALLGNFILLFVIVTERTFHELMYLFLAMLAVADLVLSSSTVPKALSIFWSLSKEMSFHACLTQMFFTHMSFTAESTILLAMAFSWYMAICNPLXYATMFTHLVIAKIGLAAIARSFCVMFPTIFLLQRLPYCRRSVMPHTYCEHMGIARLACADISVNIWYGFATTLLCPGVDIVLIGVSYVLILRAVFRLSSKDAQLKTVGACSSHACVILMFYAPAFFSFFTHGFGHNVPHHVHILLASLYVLLPPMLNPIVYTMKNKLIQEKVLQVLFRSGQVW, encoded by the coding sequence ATGGCGGCTCTCAATCAAGCCAGCTTGCAGcctgcctccttccttctgctgggCTTGGCAGGCCTGGAGGACCCACACACCTGGATCTCCATCCCATTCTGCCTGCTGTACATCATGGCGCTCCTTGGCAACTTCATCCTCTTGTTTGTCATCGTGACGGAGAGAACCTTCCACGAGCTGATGTACCTCTTCCTGGCCATGTTAGCGGTGGCAGACCTCGTATTGTCCTCCTCCACAGTGCCCAAAGCCCTGAGCATATTCTGGTCCCTTTCCAAGGAGATGTCTTTCCATGCCTGCCTCACCCAGATGTTCTTCACACACATGAGCTTCACTGCAGAGTCGACCATTCTACTGGCCATGGCGTTCAGCTGGTACATGGCCATCTGCAACCCCCTGTGATACGCCACAATGTTCACGCACTTGGTGATAGCCAAGATAGGGCTGGCTGCAATAGCCAGGAGCTTTTGTGTGATGTTCCCAACAATATTCCTCCTTCAGAGGCTGCCATACTGCAGGCGCAGCGTCATGCCGCACACCTACTGTGAGCACATGGGCATTGCCCGGCTGGCCTGTGCTGACATCTCCGTTAACATCTGGTACGGCTTTGCCACCACCCTTCTGTGCCCAGGTGTGGACATTGTGCTCATCGGGGTATCGTACGTCCTCATTCTCCGGGCTGTCTTCAGGCTCTCGTCCAAGGATGCCCAGCTCAAGACAGTTGGCGCCTGCAGCTCTCATGCTTGCGTTATATTAATGTTCTATGCACcagcatttttctcatttttcactcATGGGTTTGGCCACAACGTCCCCCACCATGTTCACATCCTGTTGGCCAGTCTCTATGTGCTCCTGCCACCCATGCTAAACCCTATCGTCTACACGATGAAAAACAAACTCATTCAAGAAAAGGTGTTGCAGGTACTCTTCAGGAGTGGGCAAGTGTGGTGA